One segment of Leptospira kirschneri serovar Cynopteri str. 3522 CT DNA contains the following:
- a CDS encoding LA_2478/LA_2722/LA_4182 family protein gives MERNKLFLIFGIFLFLNVSGCKKKTLPQGIQDEVWREESSELVSVYCQKISICAKPSLKELKESSKTLIQERLNPANCAEKFRKSNAYLLANEDPETVKKTVRGCFQTVIKESCDKIQKGILDLSEDCKLLQAIQSK, from the coding sequence ATGGAACGAAACAAATTGTTTTTAATTTTTGGAATATTCTTATTTTTGAATGTATCGGGCTGTAAGAAAAAAACTCTCCCGCAAGGAATACAAGACGAAGTATGGAGGGAAGAATCTTCCGAACTGGTTTCCGTTTATTGCCAAAAAATTTCAATTTGTGCGAAACCGTCTTTGAAAGAATTGAAAGAATCTTCGAAAACGTTGATTCAGGAAAGATTAAATCCGGCCAATTGTGCGGAAAAATTTCGTAAGTCAAACGCGTATTTGCTTGCAAATGAAGATCCAGAAACCGTAAAAAAAACGGTAAGAGGGTGCTTTCAAACCGTAATTAAAGAAAGTTGCGATAAAATTCAAAAAGGAATTCTAGACCTTTCCGAAGATTGTAAGCTGCTTCAAGCGATTCAGTCCAAATAA